The nucleotide window gtaaaaaatggACTTCAATAACTCTTCATTTCTTCCACTAGCAGTAAGTGACTCAACATATGGAAGGGACGACAGTGTAAGCTTGGGgacatttattatatttaacttCAAAGGTTGTGGCAGCATCTCTACTCCTTCAACTTCCAACACCCTCTCGAAATTTGGTAAGTTATGCAAagtcaaaaaaatttgaatgacATAAAAGCCTTCTCAGTCGCAGGTTCATACAAGTCATCATCAATGTACTTTATATCTCTCATTTTAGATACATAAAGAATAGTTAAACATGGTAATTTACCAAATGGAGGAAACTGCCTGCAATTTTTACAGCCATAGAGAATAATACTAACTAAACCTTTTAGAATAGAAGTATTTCTCATCCAAAGAGGAAAATGTATTCCCCCATAACCATTCACCCCAAAATGCTTAAGACCTGAATGAGGCTCAAGAGCATCCAGTACTCGCTCAGCATCAACACCACTAACTTGTGAATTAGCATAACCACCCCATGACAAATATAAGCGATTTAAGTCCTTCTTGCCAATCAAATTAGCGTCTCTAGCATGCTCTTCATTCGATACATTCTCAAGGACTTTGATGTGTAGATTTCCTCCTAATTATAGGTTGCATAGCTCGGCTAAACCATAACCAGTTTTTGAATCAACAATGAAAATGGACCATGTTTTCAGACAAGTGAACTTCCCAATTTTAAAAGGAGATGACATCAATGAATGGCAATTTTTAATCATGAGATGTCGAAGGTCCTTCAATTCTATCAATTGTTTAGGAAAACTGGATAGAAAATGACAACGTTCAAGTTTTAGTGTTTGCAATTTCTGCAGTCTACAAACAGAACCTGGTAAGATTGTGATGGGACTTTGGTTGAGTTCCAAGTACCTCAAGTGAATTAAACTCATCAATGATGAGAGTTGATGAAAACTTGCATGTAAAGCTCGAAGAGGGGTGCTAGATAGCAACATATTTAAGTTCTTGGAAGGTGGTTTATACTCAAGAAAGGTTCGCAAGGAATCAAATTTTTGGAAGGGAATCATGTAGTCATCTTTTGATTTGTTATCAAAGAGACTTATATGGTGAACTCTAATTGAAAAATTAGTCAACTTTGAGACATCATAAGAAATACATTCTTCTCCCATAAAAGACTGACCTAAATCATGGATAAAATCATGCATTTTGAATGTAATGTTACCAACAAAATCTGATTTAACTTCTTGAAAAAATGACCTTTGGTATAATTCATTCCATACCTCATTACCAACATCCTCCATCTGTAAGTTTCCTCTAGATGTAACAAGTCCATTAGCCATCCAAAGATGAATGAGATTTTCCTTCACCATTTCAAAATCCTTGGGAAAAACAGCGCAGAAGGTAAAACATGGCCTCAAGGacaatttcaagttaaagtAGCTTAGTCTCAAAACAGACATGATAGGATCATCCTCAGTTAAATTCCAAAACTCACTTTCCAGTACAGAAATCCATTGATGTTCGTCGCTTGTAAATCGCAAACTGCTTCCCAATACTTTAGCAGCAAGAGTTGAACCCACACATTTTCTCACTAACTTCTTGCCTATTTCCACAAGCTCTGCACGttcttctctattttctctGAAAGCTTGTTGTTTGAACAAAGACCAGATGTCAGAATCAGATAAGCGTGTTAAACGATGAGCATGATAAGTTGCCATGATGGATGCAACAATGTCAAGTCGTGCAGTGACCAAAATTGATGCACCTTTCGTTTCATATTGCAACAAAGACTTGAACTTATTCCATTTCTCTTGGTCTTCATTCCACACATCATCAAGAACAAGTAGATaccttttgttttgaaaatttcttgAACCTTCTTTCGCATTGACTCCAAAGATGAGAGATCTGGATTTTTTCCAATTGTGTCTTCTATGACGGCTCTAAAACCTTCATCATGCTGAAATCATCTGAAACAAAAATCCATATTTTCAGGTCAAAATGGTTTCTTACTCTTTCATTGTTGTATACTAATTGAGCAAGTGTTGTTTTTCCATATTCACCTAGGCCAACAATGGAATAGACAGAGAGTTCTTCTTTGTCAGTAGTATGCTTTAGAGGAAACTTTACAATCTGCTCTTTATATATGTACCTTCCATATACTACAGGTTCGGTGACGACAGAAGTAGTTTGGCGCCACTCATCAGCACCTCGTTGACGCTCTTCTGTTACTCCCACTTGCAATCCATACTTCATCCTGTCTTTAGCAATAACGTCAATCTTTTTAGCAACCGCCTTCATCCTCTTTCCAACGTCACGCTGAGCCAAAATCTTCTTAGGAAGGAAACGGGTGATGCACTTGTTGTCTCCATGTGCTTTTGATGTTATTGAACATTCGTCCaataaatcatcaagaacatgagCAGCATCAGCCAGTCTTTCACAACATGACTTGTTATTTGCTTCTCTTCAGCATCTTTGAGGACAACACGAatttgttggtgtaagccctagaggccaatagtttatgttaaacctatcttatgtatcatgacttttattattgaataatatatggcactctttattatatttagataatgttaataaagtccttagaatagatagttcgtgtaataatatattaagtgtgacttaatcatgagattacattatcttatagaacgctattcttaaatgtatccgtagtcaaagctttaatatgaataaaggataataataaagcgtcgagactattatgtatgtagactgatgaccgcatctcatgggtcatagatatgagatatcaagtctatacatagatataaatattaggagtaatatttatattggattgacccactgtgagaatactacatagtaagttatgaaattgtcataagatattctcacaatgataataatgtatatcgctcttagacctgaaaccactatgatctctagatgtggactcaagtgctttgttgtcattctaacgttgtctgtaaaaggataacaataacgttggttgatgggcacttgatgaatcatgctgagggtcatgagtgtcctagatgagatttgtccctcctcataaacaggagatatatctttaggcctcttgatgaaatatgactataaatatgcatggccatgccgaactaagtcaatataagatattggacttattcgttaaatagtatatttcggaatcatgataaataaacattgatctatacaagggtgacactatctatgccttgggatcaatgaagatattgtgacaaaggagtaattatacaccTATGtgttatcatgaaaggtttcgtcagatcacttgacattcttgtcacttgggtagcaatgatgtgttgctagataccgctcattgtttatggtattaaatattagatttaatatcattgccaacgtgactagaacctaaagggtcacacacaaagagcagagatatgtataagtatgacttatataaagggtgcgcttagtaaataatgctaatggTTTAGCAAAATTTgctaaactcgtattgggcttagtgaagtcaaaaacgagtttgacttgcaaagcatataaggagttctataaatagaaccctagtgcaatagtttgcgGTTACGTATTCTTTGCAGAAACCCTAgttctctgacttccgtcttcttggctagcaccgaggttttggaggagcactgttcgtgtggacttgatagaggctctgctgtttgcttggctgtgatcgtgattccggtTCGCAGATTCCACCGATCGTTTCAGACTAATCGTTcaaggtaacaatcgaatcactggttcaagttccaattcgtaatgatccaaggaaagtaaatcgaaattttattCTGCTGCTTATTCTGTAtatgtcgatttaccttcagAATTGCAGTGAGATTTCCGGATAGCCTTTGGGTCAATTCCCCAACACCCAAAAAGGATGCAAGCTCCTCTTGAACAAAAGATCCGAGGTTTTGAATTACGGTTCTAAGTAAAACATCAGCCATTTGCAGTACGTAATAGAAACGAATCAATGTCTCGATTGGAGATGACTTTCTCTTGGAAGATAGCTATACTAAATTTGATGTTTTCAAAGATATCTCTTAATTACTATCATATTATTGTAGTACTAAAAGATACTACCAGTTGTTTAGGTACGCGTCAGTGTGGAAAAACCAAAATTGAGAATCTTATTATATGTAACATAATGttggtttagaaaaaaaattcacactCAAGTTTCAAAGGTATGTCTTAATTATTGGTAGTTGTTCTTTCCAAAGGTTAGTTCCACTAAACCATGAtaattagtataatatatattactGCAACAACACTACTAATAGTTAGCATATGATGCTTTGTTTAATGTCAGTAGATACCCAAAACAATTACTCCCACCGTTCCTAAATACATGTTGTTTGACCATGTTTACTATTCACGTGATCTACTTTGACAATATATCTTTTTACTGATATATAAagacaaatgttagtatataAGATGATTGATTTgtctcaatgaatatttttaaagtaTCAACTTTAGCAATAAATGTTAGGTATGTGTGTAGCGGTTGGCTACATTTATTTAGTAACGGAGGAAGTACACTATTAAAATATAGGGTTTCtcataataattttgattttatccGAAAAAGCGTATCGGAATGCGAGTGGTTAACCTCTTGAAGGAAAATTATCTCCACCACTGCCTTGCCAGTCCTGACAATGATAATTTTTCAATGGCACAAGTGCGAGTACACATTCAGGTGGTTCAATAttctaaaaaaggaaaatgacgTTTGGAATTTTATATACAATCATAGCAGGGTGGTTTGAGTGTTGCTATCAACTGGTTTTGAACCTAAGTTGCCTAATTAAATACCAAATTATACTGATCTTCCTTCAACTTGTTCACTTCACTTCTGGATACTGCTGCAGCAGGGACCGTGTCGAATCAATGCAATTGCCCTACCaccaattaacaaaataaattaagtgaacttggttttattcaaaaaaagtataacGTGCAtgcatttgtttaatttattgcTTTAGAAGTACGTATAGACGTAAATGTAAACCCCTTTTTGGAAGTTTCAGTTTAAAAAGTCAACCAATTCTGCCTCAACTTGGCAATTCAAACAAGCTTGAAAGCATTGAATCGTTCGCAACACTAAATTCACCGGTCTTTCAGGTGCTTTGAAGTGTTCAATGTTCATTAATTTCTCCCTGTATGTATAACTTGTATGGCGATTTAACCAGATGCATTATTAGAGAGGATTATGGATGGTTGAGTCGCTATCAGTTGGATGGTTGAGCAGTATTATTTCTCCCTGTATTTTTATCAGTCTTGGTTACAGATTTTTCCTTTGGGATCTGCAAATGACGAACATTGATGTTGTGAAAATCGAGACAACTCATAAACTAGACTCTTGGAATTGTACAGTCGAACTCACATCGGTCAACTCTCTTAGTATCTGTTAGGCTCTTTGAGAcaagaaaatattgaaaatagtAAATACAGACATAACatatataaatgtataaataattC belongs to Medicago truncatula cultivar Jemalong A17 chromosome 6, MtrunA17r5.0-ANR, whole genome shotgun sequence and includes:
- the LOC11440242 gene encoding disease resistance protein RGA2 → MADVLLRTVIQNLGSFVQEELASFLGVGELTQRLSGNLTAILKSCCERLADAAHVLDDLLDECSITSKAHGDNKCITRFLPKKILAQRDVGKRMKAVAKKIDVIAKDRMKYGLQVGVTEERQRGADEWRQTTSVVTEPVVYGRYIYKEQIVKFPLKHTTDKEELSVYSIVGLGEYGKTTLAQLVYNNERHDEGFRAVIEDTIGKNPDLSSLESMRKKVQEIFKTKGASILVTARLDIVASIMATYHAHRLTRLSDSDIWSLFKQQAFRENREERAELVEIGKKLVRKCVGSTLAAKVLGSSLRFTSDEHQWISVLESEFWNLTEDDPIMSVLRLSYFNLKLSLRPCFTFCAVFPKDFEMVKENLIHLWMANGLVTSRGNLQMEDVGNEVWNELYQRSFFQEVKSDFVGNITFKMHDFIHDLGGNLHIKVLENVSNEEHARDANLIGKKDLNRLYLSWGGYANSQVSGVDAERVLDALEPHSGLKHFGAVSSIWVLEVEGVEMLPQPLKLNIINVPKLTLSSLPYVESLTASGRNEELLKSIFYNNFSEDLASSSRGIAESLNIDSCHEMESFSEQLLQGLSSLRKLSVRSCSRFKSLPDGMRHLTSLVIGDCSQFVFPQNMDSLTSLRQPEVFGDCLGAMTSVQELQIYGFSKLSSVPDNFQQLQNLQMLCIDRCPMLEKRCKRGIGEDWHKIAHIPRFVLNRELQSDVEQTKPTICENIKSAWKQFWHRPSQYPDFTYGEFDWMIEKEVDSI